One window of the Dreissena polymorpha isolate Duluth1 chromosome 5, UMN_Dpol_1.0, whole genome shotgun sequence genome contains the following:
- the LOC127831047 gene encoding uncharacterized protein DDB_G0271670-like, which translates to SSSSSSSSSNSSSSNSSRSSSSSSSSSNSSSSSSSSSSCSSSSSSISSSSSSSSSSSSSSSSSSSSSSSSSSSSSSSRSGSSSRSSSSTSSSSSSSSSSSSSSSSSSSSSRFSSSSSSSSSSSSCSSSSSSSSSSSSSSSSSSNSSSSSSSSSCSCGSSSSSSSSSSSRSSSSCSSSSSSSSSSSSCSSSSSSSSSSSSSSSSSSSSSSSSSSSRRSISSSSSSSSSSS; encoded by the coding sequence agtagtagtagtagtagtagtagtagtaatagtagtagtagtaatagtagtagaagtagtagtagtagtagtagtagtagtaatagtagtagtagtagtagtagtagtagtagttgtagtagtagtagtagtagtattagtagtagtagtagtagtagtagtagtagtagtagtagtagtagtagtagtagtagtagtagtagtagtagtagtagtagtagtagtagtagtcgtagtggtagtagtagtagaagtagtagtagtactagtagtagtagtagtagtagtagtagtagtagtagtagtagtagtagtagcagtagtagcagtagatttagtagtagtagtagtagtagtagtagtagtagtagttgtagtagtagtagtagtagtagtagtagtagtagtagtagtagtagtagtagtagtaatagtagtagtagtagtagtagtagcagttgtagttgtggtagtagtagtagtagtagtagtagtagtagtagtagaagtagtagtagttgtagtagtagtagtagtagtagtagtagtagtagtagttgtagtagtagtagtagtagtagtagtagtagtagtagtagtagtagtagtagtagtagtagtagtagtagtagtagtagtagtagaagaagtattagtagtagtagtagtagtagtagtagtagtagt